TATTGATTACTTTCGGAATCGTTTGATGATTCCAATTATGGATAAAGAAGGCAGGGTCATTGCTTTTGGGGCAAGAAGTCTTGATGATAGTTTACCCAAATATTTAAATTCCCCTGATACGGAATTATTTTCTAAAAGTCGAACTTTATTCGCCCTTGATAAGGCAAAAAAAACCATCGTCAAAGAGGATAAAGCTATCGTTGTGGAAGGATATTTCGATGCGATCGCCCTTCACCGTTATAATATAAAAAATGCCGTGGCAGTATTAGGTACAGCGTTAACCGAAAGCCATGTAAAACTCCTTTCCCGTTACACCGAGTCAAAGGAAATTATTGTTAATTTTGATGCCGACAAAGCAGGATTAAAAGCGACAGAAAGAGCTATTAAAGAAGTAGAAAATCTCATTTATGCAGGGCAAATGAAGTTAAAAGTGGTCAACATTCCTGATGGTAAAGATGCTGATGAGTTTTTAGCCACGGGAAAAGAAGCTACGGAAAAATATTTAACATTAATGGAAAATGCCCCTTTATGGTTAGATTGGCAAATACAACAAATAGTAAATACCAGAAATTTACAAGAAAGTGCTGATTTTGAGTTAGCTTTTCAAAGTATCGTAAGGTTGCTCAAAAAAATTAGTAAAGATTCCACTAAAGATTATTATTTATCTGCCTGTGCAGAATTATTGAGCCGTGGTAGAAGTAAATTTAACAATCTTAATAGTCAAGAATTTAAAAAAATTTATCAGAGTTTACAAACAGCTACTAAAACCTATAATCAGAACAAAAAATCTCGCAATGTTAGTAGTTATTTAAGTAAAACATCGGAAAATATTAAAATAGAAGAAGCGGAGTTTTTAATCTTATTAATTTATATTCATACTCCTAGGTATAGAGAGGAAATAGTTGATTTATTAGACCAAAAAGATTTAGTATTTACCCATAAACCCTATCGCTTTTTATGGCAACAAATCCACAGTTTAAACATAGAACAATTAGAGCAAGACACTAATAATAATTTATTGTTAATGTTACAGGAAAATATGCACATTCCCCCAGATATGTCCACCACATTAAACCCCATCTTATATCCCACCGAAAATATTAGTCAAAGATTATTTGCCCCTGAAGCTAATGTTCAAAGTGCGATCGCCTCTTTAGAATCCATTAAACTAGAAAAATATAAACAATATTGTCAGCAACAAATTCCTCAACTAGAAAAAGAAAATGACTTACAAAAAATACATCATTTTTATCAAGAAATAATTATCACAGAAAAGCAACTACAAGAATTAAAAAATATGAGATTTCAAACCACAGAAATTTAGCAAATCATCGTATAAAATTAAACCAATTACAGTAGGAAAGTTCCATTCCTTGTTAAAACATAATATTTTGTTATAGAAATATAAAATAGAACCAATTGCATTAACCTTAATAAATAATTTAAAATATAAGGCCGCCATTCATGACGGGGTTTTATACCCATTTTATTTTGATGAAAAAATATTCTCTTATCGTAGTTTGCGGTGCCACCGCCAGCGGGAAATCATCTCTTGCCCTCAAACTAGCACAAACATTAAACAGTATTATCATCAGTGCCGACTCTCGCCAAGTATATCAAGAATTTGACATCGGCACCGCCAAACCCACTTCCCAAGAGCAAAAAATTATCCCTCACTATCTCATTGATATTTGCCATCCTACCGAAACCCTTACCCTTGCAGACTACCAAGAGAAAGCCCAAACCTTAATCGAGCAAAATCATCATCTTCCCCCTCTTCTAGTAGGTGGTACGGGGTTATATATCAAATCCATCACCAAAGGGCTAAAAATTCCTCGTGTTGCACCCCAACACCAATTGAGGCAACAACTAACTAACTATGATCAAAAACAACGGTATGCCATGTTAAAACAAATAGATAACGAAGCTACCAAAAAAATTCACCCCAACGATGAAACTAGAACAATTAGAGCCCTAGAGGTTTATTACGTCACAGGAAAACCCATCTCCCAACAACAAGGAGAATCTCCACCATCCTATCCCATCCTTCAGATAGGTTTACATTGTGACAGCGAAATGAGTCGCCAAAGAATCAGGCAACGTACTTCTACGATGTTCGATGAAGGGTTAGTGCAGGAAGTGGAAACCTTGATGGCAAAATATGGTGCTGATTTGCCTTTACTCAACACCCTTGGCTATGGAGAAATTAAGCAATATTTATTAGGGAATATATCATTAGACGAAGCAAGGGAGTTGATTGTCTCTCATACTTCTCAGTTTGCTAAAAGACAGAGGACTTGGTTTAATGCTTATCCCGAGATTAATTGGTTTGATGCTGATGCTTCTGATTTATTTACACAAGTGATGAGGTTAATTGATCAATAGTTTGTTGTTTAAGGTTATCTTTATCAATGCAAAACTATATGACTTTATTAACAGTTATACAACTTTATTACCATACTGCAATGGTGGGCAATGCCCACCCTCAAACTATTCCACCGTAACGCTTTTAGCCAAATTACGAGGCTGATCCACATCCAAACCGCGCAAAGAAGCAATGTAATAGGAAAGCAACTGTAAAGGAATCACCGCCAAAATAGGGGATAACAACTCCTCCACCTCTGGCACGTTTAAAATATCGTGGAAGACCTCATCATCATAACTTTGGGGTACAATGCCGATAAGACGAGCATCCCTTGCCTTGGCTTCTTGGGCATTGGAAATTACTTTTTCATAAACACTACCACCCATGGCGATCGCAACTACAGGTACATGGGCATCTAAAAGAGCAATGGGCCCGTGTTTCATCTCCCCTGCAGGATAACCCTCTGCGTGGATATAACTAATCTCCTTGAGCTTCAACGCCCCCTCTAGGGCGATGGGGAAATTGATACCCCTACCGAGAAAGACAAAATCTCTGGTTTCAGGGAAATTATGAGCTAAATCCTCAATTTTACCCTCCTCCGTTTGTAAAATCTTCTCAATTTGCGTTGGTAGTTGCAATAAACCAGCCAAAATCTGGTCAATTCTTTCTGGGCTAATGGTTTTCCGTTGCCAAGCCAAATCCAACGCCAACACATAAAAAGCCATCACCTGTGCCACAAAAGTTTTCGTCGCCGCCACCCCAATTTCAATACCAGCATAGGTATTAATTAATTGATCCACCATACCCCCGAGGGTACTTTCTGGGCGGTTGCTAATACCCACAATACGAGGGCGATAAGGTTTATCCAATCGAGAGCGTCTTTGTCTTTCCATACCAAGCGCCGCTAAAGTATCCGCCGTTTCTCCCGACTGAGTGACTCCGATGGTCATGGTATTTGCCATAATTGGGCTTGGGGAATATCGATATTCCGAGGCATACTGCACAAAAGTAGGTATCTCAGCAATTTGTTCCAACAAATATTTACCGACCAAACTAGCGTGCCAAGAAGTGCCACAGGCAACGATTTGGATATTTTCTAAATCATCCGTTAATTCGGAGCTTAAATTGAGGTTAACAGGTTTTGTACTTTTCCGTTGCCAATCAGGATTAAAATACACCTCCAAACAGGTACGCACCACCGAAGGTTGTTCGTGGATTTCCTTGAGCATGAAATGGCGAAAACCTTGTTTTTCAACCGTTACAGGACTCCAATCCAAAACCCTAGGAGTACGGCGTAATCTTTTACCCCCAAAATCATATAATTCCACACCAAGGGGGGTTAAACGTCCAATTTCTCCGTTTTCCAAAGCTAATACAGCGTTAGTGTGGTTTACCAAGGCGGTTACATCCGAGGCACAGAAAAACTCACCCTGTCCAAAACCAATAATTAAAGGCGCATTTTGACGAGCTACAATTAACTCCTCGGGATAATCAGCACATAAAAGGGCGATCGCAAAGGCACCCTCCAAACGATGTACCGCCTTCATAACAGCATCCATAAAAGGATCATCCCCATCAGGATTATAATATTCCGCCAAAAGATGGGGAATTACCTCCGTATCAGTATCAGAAACAAAATTATGTCCCTTCTGCTTCAACTCCTGCCGTAACTCCTGATAATTTTCGACAATGCCATTTTGGACCACCGCAAATCTACCTTGATTATCACCGTGGGGATGGGCATTATATTCCTCTGGTTTACCGTGGGTAGCCCAACGGGTATGACCAATACCAATTTGAGCATAATTAACATTATTTTCCAACTTAGTGCGCAAATTATGCAGTTTACCCTTCGCCCTTACCGCCGTTAACTGCTCATCGTAAATCGTAGCGATACCAGCAGAATCATAACCCCGATACTCTAATTTTTCCAATCCACCAACAAGAATATCAACCGCCCTTTGAGTTCCAATGTAACCTACAATTCCGCACATAAATTTAACCATTAATGCTCAGTTCATGATTATAGACAATAACAAAAAAATTGAAAATGATCATGTTTACACGAGCAAAAATAGCAAAAATTACCCTAAAAATTGTCAGTTTCACTGGGATTGATAGTACCAGGACGATTTAAAAATAAATTACCAGCCGAATCATTTTGATAGATACATTCAATTTTAGGAGAGGCTTCCAAAGGCCCAGTAAAACCAAAAGTATTCATCCTATTCTTACACTGTCTCACCTGTTCGTTACTCACCAGATTTTGTTTTTCCAAAATAGACCAGTTATTGCGCCTTAAAACGCACCCCGGTTGCATACTAGGTTGAGTTACATAGACATTAAAAGGGTTAAGGGTAATAAATACTCGTAAGTCAGAAACGATCGCACTTGCCCCAAATTGAATACATACCTCGGGATTAGGTGCCGCACGGTCAATAACTTCCCTAGAGGCAATATTAGGGCTATTACTAGCTTGTCCCGAACTCAGGGCAATACCCAAACCGATACCCAGCATAAACACCCCAGCACAAATTGCCACAATGGTATAGTTTAAACCCTCCATCAAAGCAGACTTTTTAGAAGGAGGATTGTTATATTTACTGCGGCGCGAAGCAGGTTCAGAATAAGAATAAGGAGGCTTTGATCTACGTGGCATAAAAATATTTTTATCGATTATCACCTAATCATCAATATTATAACTTGACCAAAAAAAAGATTTGATCAGTGGGTGGGATCTAATTTCTTGGGATCAACCGTTAAATGAACAAAATCCTCAAGTTTTTTCAAATTCATATCCCCCACCAAATAACCGATACCTCGGTGGAGATGAAGTAAAAATTGTTCTTTGAGGGTGACATCATCCAACTCCAAACCATCTTGATAACATCTTTGTCTGAGTGCAAGTAAGAGTACATCCCCCATATTGCCGCCAAATACTTGCCATGTCATTTCTAGGTTACTATCGCTAGGGATGGGATAAGGAGTCGGTTTGGTTTCCTCCGCAAGAGATCGACAAAAAGCCCAACGGCACAGGACATTCCAGTTTTCTATTTTGGTAATCCTTTTTAGCCTAATTAGTTGATCTTTTCCTTTTTTAGATATTTTTATTCGTTCTATGGGGGCTCTTGAAGATGTCTGTTTTACACTACTCACTTTATTTATAGAGAATCGATGACTAAAATTCAATTATAGATAGAATAAAGATTATTATCACTGGCAAAATTCATCCAAAAAAGCCATGACTCAAACTATCTCGAAAACCATGACCCTTGAGGAGTTTTTGCAACAACCAGAAACCCAACCACCCCAAGAATATATTAACGGTCATATTTTCACCAAACCCATGCCTCAAGGACAACATAGCACAATTCAAGGAGAACTCGTTACCACTATCAACAGCATCATCAAAAAACCACAAATTGCTTGGGCCTTTCCTGAATTAAGATGCACCTTTGCGGATAAATCCATCGTCCCAGATGTAGCAGTCTTTAGCTGGGAAAACTTACCAGTCAATGAAGATGGAACCATCGCCAATCAATTTCTGAGCGCTCC
The sequence above is a segment of the Cyanobacterium stanieri PCC 7202 genome. Coding sequences within it:
- a CDS encoding DNA primase (PFAM: Toprim domain; DNA primase catalytic core, N-terminal domain; CHC2 zinc finger~TIGRFAM: DNA primase, catalytic core~COGs: COG0358 DNA primase~InterProIPR002694:IPR013264:IPR006171:IPR006154:IPR 006295~KEGG: cyh:Cyan8802_3836 DNA primase~PFAM: DNA primase catalytic core domain; TOPRIM domain-containing protein~SMART: Toprim sub domain-containing protein~SPTR: DNA primase;~TIGRFAM: DNA primase) translates to MEKISLHPDTINEVKEKIDLVEIVSDYVVLQKKGREFSGLCPFHDEKSPSFTVSPTKQLYYCFGCGAGGGAIKFLMDINKQSFKEVVLNLAHRYQIPVKSLAPEQQKEIQKQISLREQLYEILAVACNFYQHSLRQKEGEEALQYLIENRELSEETIQEFKLGYAPNNWETLYNYLVEIKNYPVMLVAQAGLIKERNKGDGYIDYFRNRLMIPIMDKEGRVIAFGARSLDDSLPKYLNSPDTELFSKSRTLFALDKAKKTIVKEDKAIVVEGYFDAIALHRYNIKNAVAVLGTALTESHVKLLSRYTESKEIIVNFDADKAGLKATERAIKEVENLIYAGQMKLKVVNIPDGKDADEFLATGKEATEKYLTLMENAPLWLDWQIQQIVNTRNLQESADFELAFQSIVRLLKKISKDSTKDYYLSACAELLSRGRSKFNNLNSQEFKKIYQSLQTATKTYNQNKKSRNVSSYLSKTSENIKIEEAEFLILLIYIHTPRYREEIVDLLDQKDLVFTHKPYRFLWQQIHSLNIEQLEQDTNNNLLLMLQENMHIPPDMSTTLNPILYPTENISQRLFAPEANVQSAIASLESIKLEKYKQYCQQQIPQLEKENDLQKIHHFYQEIIITEKQLQELKNMRFQTTEI
- a CDS encoding tRNA delta(2)-isopentenylpyrophosphate transferase (PFAM: IPP transferase~TIGRFAM: tRNA dimethylallyltransferase~COGs: COG0324 tRNA delta(2)-isopentenylpyrophosphate transferase~InterPro IPR002627:IPR018022~KEGG: npu:Npun_R6372 tRNA delta(2)-isopentenylpyrophosphate transferase~PFAM: tRNA isopentenyltransferase~PRIAM: tRNA isopentenyltransferase~SPTR: tRNA dimethylallyltransferase;~TIGRFAM: tRNA delta(2)-isopentenylpyrophosphate transferase), with product MTGFYTHFILMKKYSLIVVCGATASGKSSLALKLAQTLNSIIISADSRQVYQEFDIGTAKPTSQEQKIIPHYLIDICHPTETLTLADYQEKAQTLIEQNHHLPPLLVGGTGLYIKSITKGLKIPRVAPQHQLRQQLTNYDQKQRYAMLKQIDNEATKKIHPNDETRTIRALEVYYVTGKPISQQQGESPPSYPILQIGLHCDSEMSRQRIRQRTSTMFDEGLVQEVETLMAKYGADLPLLNTLGYGEIKQYLLGNISLDEARELIVSHTSQFAKRQRTWFNAYPEINWFDADASDLFTQVMRLIDQ
- a CDS encoding glutamine--fructose-6-phosphate transaminase (PFAM: SIS domain; Glutamine amidotransferases class-II~TIGRFAM: glucosamine--fructose-6-phosphate aminotransferase (isomerizing)~COGs: COG0449 Glucosamine 6-phosphate synthetase contains amidotransferase and phosphosugar isomerase domains~InterPro IPR000583:IPR001347:IPR017932:IPR005855~KEGG: cyc:PCC7424_2328 glucosamine--fructose-6-phosphate aminotransferase~PFAM: glutamine amidotransferase class-II; sugar isomerase (SIS)~SPTR: Glucosamine/fructose-6-phosphate aminotransferase, isomerizing;~TIGRFAM: glucosamine/fructose-6-phosphate aminotransferase, isomerizing), which codes for MCGIVGYIGTQRAVDILVGGLEKLEYRGYDSAGIATIYDEQLTAVRAKGKLHNLRTKLENNVNYAQIGIGHTRWATHGKPEEYNAHPHGDNQGRFAVVQNGIVENYQELRQELKQKGHNFVSDTDTEVIPHLLAEYYNPDGDDPFMDAVMKAVHRLEGAFAIALLCADYPEELIVARQNAPLIIGFGQGEFFCASDVTALVNHTNAVLALENGEIGRLTPLGVELYDFGGKRLRRTPRVLDWSPVTVEKQGFRHFMLKEIHEQPSVVRTCLEVYFNPDWQRKSTKPVNLNLSSELTDDLENIQIVACGTSWHASLVGKYLLEQIAEIPTFVQYASEYRYSPSPIMANTMTIGVTQSGETADTLAALGMERQRRSRLDKPYRPRIVGISNRPESTLGGMVDQLINTYAGIEIGVAATKTFVAQVMAFYVLALDLAWQRKTISPERIDQILAGLLQLPTQIEKILQTEEGKIEDLAHNFPETRDFVFLGRGINFPIALEGALKLKEISYIHAEGYPAGEMKHGPIALLDAHVPVVAIAMGGSVYEKVISNAQEAKARDARLIGIVPQSYDDEVFHDILNVPEVEELLSPILAVIPLQLLSYYIASLRGLDVDQPRNLAKSVTVE
- a CDS encoding hypothetical protein (PFAM: Protein of unknown function (DUF3172)~KEGG: cyc:PCC7424_2329 hypothetical protein~SPTR: Putative uncharacterized protein) — protein: MPRRSKPPYSYSEPASRRSKYNNPPSKKSALMEGLNYTIVAICAGVFMLGIGLGIALSSGQASNSPNIASREVIDRAAPNPEVCIQFGASAIVSDLRVFITLNPFNVYVTQPSMQPGCVLRRNNWSILEKQNLVSNEQVRQCKNRMNTFGFTGPLEASPKIECIYQNDSAGNLFLNRPGTINPSETDNF
- a CDS encoding DNA sulfur modification protein DndE (PFAM: Domain of unknown function (DUF1832)~TIGRFAM: DNA sulfur modification protein DndE~InterPro IPR014969~KEGG: ana:alr4922 hypothetical protein~PFAM: Domain of unknown function DUF1832~SPTR: Alr4922 protein;~TIGRFAM: DNA sulfur modification protein DndE), encoding MSSVKQTSSRAPIERIKISKKGKDQLIRLKRITKIENWNVLCRWAFCRSLAEETKPTPYPIPSDSNLEMTWQVFGGNMGDVLLLALRQRCYQDGLELDDVTLKEQFLLHLHRGIGYLVGDMNLKKLEDFVHLTVDPKKLDPTH
- a CDS encoding protein of unknown function DUF820 (PFAM: Protein of unknown function (DUF820)~COGs: COG4636 conserved hypothetical protein~InterPro IPR008538~KEGG: npu:Npun_R4112 hypothetical protein~PFAM: protein of unknown function DUF820~SPTR: Putative uncharacterized protein), with protein sequence MTQTISKTMTLEEFLQQPETQPPQEYINGHIFTKPMPQGQHSTIQGELVTTINSIIKKPQIAWAFPELRCTFADKSIVPDVAVFSWENLPVNEDGTIANQFLSAPDWIIEILSPNPQMSLVTKKIVHCLTNGTQMGWLIDPNHKLIFTYTSNSHPLYFEKESELIPVPHFAQDLQITLGDIFNWLKVKR